CCAGGCAAAAAAAGTGAGTGCTTTTTTCGAAAAAAAAGGGTATTTTTTAAGAGATTGAGAAGAGGGCTTACAATGGTCAGAATTTCCGTTTCACGCAAAACGTTTTTACGCTCGTTGTTTATTCTTGCCGTAGTGCCTGCGATGGCATTTTCGGGTCCTTCTGTCGGTACCGCAAGCATGCCTGTGAACGAAGTCGATCGCTGGAAGGCCAAGCAGAGTCAGTGGAAACCTCTCGGTAACGGTGCCAAGATTTATCAGTCCGATAAAGTGCGTACGGGCGCAGAATCCGAAGTGGTGATTCGACTCCCTGACGGAAGCTCCATCAAGATTGGCGAAAAGACGATTGTCGAAATGGAAAGTCTTTTTGAACCCAACGACGAAGGCGGTTTCGAAACCATGATCGACGTGGAAAAGGGTTTCTTGAATTTCGCCGTACATAAACTCAAAAACAAGAAGTCTAAGTTCATCTTCAAGACGGGAACCGCAACTGCATCGATTCGCGGTACCGAAGGCTATATTGGCGGCGAAGGTGTTTTCTTCGCGGGCCTGAAAACGGGTAAGCTGGAAATCAAGCCCAACGGTTCTGACCAGTTGGTGTCCATTGTCGCTGGCGAAACCACTTTCGGAACGGATTCCCTGGTGGTGGTGAAGTTGGCCTCTTCTGGTGAAGCCCGCTTCGCGAAGCGTCTTTCGAAGATTCTTTCGGACAAGTCCAAGTCGACGAAGGCTTTGAAGGCTGAACTTGAAAAAGCCGATACTGAATTCCAGGCTCAGCTGAAAGAAGAAGCCAAGCAGGCTGCCGCAACGGTTCCCGAGAACGGCTTTATCGTAAGCACTGTTTCGCCGGTGGAAATTTGCGAAGACGGTCTTGTGGTTGACGGCTCTTACCGAACCTCTGATGAATCTGCCACGCTGGTCTTGAAGGTGGGCAATTCCTATACCTCTAGCAACTTGATCCGCGCTGCCGATGGCCAGGCTCATTCCTTCTCTGAAAAGGTCGTGGTCAACGACGATAACGGTCTCTGGAAAGCTGAAAAGGCAACTCTTGAATTCAAGGGCGCCGGTGTGACCAGTTCCAAGTCCATTGACTTGATGGTGAACAAGGCTTGCGTCGACGTGAATACGAAGGCTCCTACGGCATCGATTATTTCTTATGACTCTTTGCGCTGTATTGCCAACGTGATGGTCGGTGAAATTCAGAATGATGCCGGTATCCTGGTCATGGAAGCGGATGGAAGCAAGTTGAGCGAAGAAACGGTGACCAAGAATTCCCAGAAGAGACTGAAACTGCAGAAGGGCCGCCATGAATATGTGGTCCGCGTTGAAGACTTGGCGTCGAACAAGGCTGAAGTCACCAAGAAGATGGGTTGCTACCCGAACAAGAGATTCCCGGTAGAAGTCCTGGGTCCCGCAAAGGAAGTGTTGAAGGTCCCGCCTCCGCCGCAGGATATTCCGGATCGCATTACGCAGACGCTCCAGTTTAGAATTCGAATTCCTGAAAATGATCCTGATTACTTGTACAAGGTAACTGTTAGACAAAACGGCAAGGTCATTTTGCAAGAATCGCTATCGCAGATTCACAACCTGGATTACCAGATTCCAGTGTCGCTAACGCGAGGGGCGAGAAACCATTTCGATATCGAAGTCGTTCACAAGAGCGGATATATATCGAAGGCTAAGA
This genomic window from Fibrobacter sp. UWT2 contains:
- a CDS encoding FecR domain-containing protein, giving the protein MVRISVSRKTFLRSLFILAVVPAMAFSGPSVGTASMPVNEVDRWKAKQSQWKPLGNGAKIYQSDKVRTGAESEVVIRLPDGSSIKIGEKTIVEMESLFEPNDEGGFETMIDVEKGFLNFAVHKLKNKKSKFIFKTGTATASIRGTEGYIGGEGVFFAGLKTGKLEIKPNGSDQLVSIVAGETTFGTDSLVVVKLASSGEARFAKRLSKILSDKSKSTKALKAELEKADTEFQAQLKEEAKQAAATVPENGFIVSTVSPVEICEDGLVVDGSYRTSDESATLVLKVGNSYTSSNLIRAADGQAHSFSEKVVVNDDNGLWKAEKATLEFKGAGVTSSKSIDLMVNKACVDVNTKAPTASIISYDSLRCIANVMVGEIQNDAGILVMEADGSKLSEETVTKNSQKRLKLQKGRHEYVVRVEDLASNKAEVTKKMGCYPNKRFPVEVLGPAKEVLKVPPPPQDIPDRITQTLQFRIRIPENDPDYLYKVTVRQNGKVILQESLSQIHNLDYQIPVSLTRGARNHFDIEVVHKSGYISKAKKDYEVH